The following coding sequences lie in one Camelina sativa cultivar DH55 unplaced genomic scaffold, Cs unpScaffold00456, whole genome shotgun sequence genomic window:
- the LOC109131532 gene encoding defensin-like protein 8, producing the protein MKLSNRVLSAFLLISFIFIAATIEMGLADKICKTRSDRFSGVCFSSNNCAIICQLFEQFEGGQCEFDGAFRRCLCTKAY; encoded by the exons ATGAAGCTCTCTAACCGTGTTCTTTCAGCTTTTCTCTTGatctcttttatctttattGCTGCCACTATAG agatGGGTTTGGCGGACAAAATATGCAAGACACGCAGCGATCGTTTCTCAGGTGTGTGCTTTAGCAGTAACAATTGTGCCATCATCTGCCAACTATTCGAGCAATTTGAAGGCGGTCAATGCGAATTCGACGGAGCTTTCCGTCGTTGTTTATGCACCAAAGCCTATTAA